A genomic segment from Lutzomyia longipalpis isolate SR_M1_2022 chromosome 3, ASM2433408v1 encodes:
- the LOC129794258 gene encoding ankyrin repeat and MYND domain-containing protein 2, which yields MSDQEKEIFDKIAKNEVNELKNLLLQLKSGVDFVDENGMTPLQHACYKGNKEMVQMFLDRGADVNSSQHEYNYTALHFAALSGNVDVCLLLLHADADAHATNSVGRTASQMAAFVSNHGVVAVINNYVPKGDIEYYTKIQGQQTEPYLPPVLLDSFHKFVIQVNMHPVKIALTLQRLGGFAENLKTIRKVLEMMSEREVQRKREINEVMSFKFHYLGYVVSEIIKCREYFQARKEAGSEMKNDFVELFAKRVLKEGKQGVLDYLEWMIRECVRDFPFREFTIFKQIVSQLANKDNEGAALDVIKWAIYGQRGFQDTVTYCSSCGEEKPDKKCSKCKEVQYCDRECQRLHWFMHKKTCTRPEATNSSGTTPAKKDLDVEHISSELQNLVSN from the exons ATGAGTGACCAGGAGAAGGAGATTTTTGACAAGATCGCCAAGAATGAGGTGAATGAGCTGAAAAATTTGCTGCTGCAGCTAAAATCGGGAGTGGATTTTGTGGATGAGAATGGGATGACACCACTCCAGCATGCTTGCTACAAGGGTAATAAGGAGATGGTGCAGATGTTCCTGGATCGTGGAGCAGATGTCAATAGTAGTCAGCATGAGTACAACTATACAGCACTGCATTTTGCTGCTCTATCGGGGAATGTGGATGTTTGCTTGCTGCTCCTGCACGCTGATGCTGATGCCCATGCGACGAACTCCGTAGGACGAACAGCTTCGCAGATGGCGGCTTTTGTGAGCAATCACGGGGTTGTGGCGGTGATTAATAACTACGTGCCAAAGGGCGATATTGAGTACTACACCAAAATCCAGGGTCAGCAGACAGAACCGTATTTACCGCCTGTCCTCCTGGATTCCTTCCACAAATTCGTCATCCAGGTGAATATGCATCCCGTAAAGATTGCCCTGACACTTCAGCGCCTCGGTGGTTTTGCGGAGAATCTCAAAACAATCCGGAAGGTGCTGGAGATGATGTCGGAACGAGAAGTGCAGCGCAAGAGAGAAATAAACGAGGTGATGTCCTTCAAATTCCATTACTTGGGCTACGTTGTGAGTGAGATCATCAAATGCCGGGAGTACTTCCAGGCACGCAAGGAGGCGGGAAGTGAGATGAAGAATGATTTTGTTGAGCTTTTTGCAAAGAGAGTGCTCAAAGAGGGAAAACAGGGTGTCCTTGATTACCTCGAATGGATGATCCGGGAATGCGTGCGGGACTTTCCATTCCGTGAATTCACAATCTTCAAACAAATTGTCAGTCAATTGGCCAACAAGGACAACGAAGGTGCAGCGCTGGACGTTATTAAATGGGCCATTTACGGTCAAAGGGGATTCCAG GATACAGTGACATATTGCAGCTCATGCGGCGAAGAGAAGCCAGACAAGAAGTGTTCAAAGTGCAAGGAGGTGCAGTACTGTGATAGGGAATGCCAGCGACTTCACTGGTTCATGCACAAGAAGACCTGCACGCGTCCCGAGGCCACCAATTCCTCAGGCACCACCCCAGCTAAAAAAGATCTCGATGTTGAGCACATCAGTAGTGAATTGCAGAACTTAGTCAGCAACTAA